TCACCCTCTTTTAAAGAAGGCAGCAGGGCCTCATCGTCTTCTTCGGGCTCTTCGTCAGTATCTTCAATATAAAGTTTCATGAAACCGTCAAATTTTATAACTTTCCCAGATGCTAAAAATTCCAGGTTCTGGTTCTGTTCCAGCAGTAACCTGACTTCTGTATTTTCTATCTGCGCTTCAGGCATCTGGGTGGCAACTGTTCTTTTCCAGATCAGTGAGTATAACTTCAGCTGCGCGGGTGTGAGCACATCCTTTACGTCTTCGGGTGTAACAAAAATGTTAACGGGACGAATGGCTTCGTGAGCTTCCTGAGCACCTTTGGACTTGGTCTTATACTTTCTGGGAGCGGAAATTTCATAATCCTTACCAAAGTTCTTCAAAATATAATCTTTTATCTGTGCTAATGATTCATCAGCCAGATTGAGAGAATCGGTTCGCATATAGGTTATCAGACCGATACGGCCCTGCTCCAAGTCCACACCTTCATACAGCTGCTGGGCTAAAGACATGGTGTGCGCTACAGCGAAACCGAACTTGCGATGAGCTTCCTGCTGCAAGGTAGAAGTAGTAAAAGGCGCGGCCGGAGACTTTTTGCTAAGCTTTTTATCAACCGCTTTGATAAGAAGCATGGTATCAGCCGGGATTTTACTGTTTATCTGAATAAAATCATCCTTGGTTTTGGTTTCCAACGTCTCAATATTGCCGAAACCATCAGTAAGAATTGCCTTAACAGTATCGATATCGGTTAACTTTACTTTTTTATTTTTGTATTTATCAAGCAATATAGGAAATACCTTATTCTTATTATATTGAGCTGTTCCTTTAACCTTCCAGTATTCTTCAGGTTTGAAATTTCTGATCTCTTCTTCTCGTTCCACCACAAAACGAACAGCAACAGATTGCACTCTGCCGGCGCTCAGCCCTTTCTGAACTTTTTTCCAGAGCAGAGGTGAGAGTTTATAACCGACTAACCTGTCGATAATACGGCGAGCCTGCTGAGCATCTACCAGCTGATCGTCAATTTTTCTGGGATTTTTTATGGATTTCAGTATGGCGTCTTTGGTAATTTCATGAAAAACAATACGTTCGTAATCGTCGTTCTTTAATTTTAATTCATGCAATATATGCCAGGCAATGGCTTCACCTTCGCGGTCTTCGTCGGTGGCCAGCCATACTTTGTCGGATTCTTTGGCTATTTTTTTTAGTTCGGTTACTGTCTTCTGTTTGTCTTTGGATACGATATATGTCGGTTTAAAATCATGTTCAATGTCTACACCCAGATCGTTTTTGGGCAAATCTACCACATGCCCCATAGAAGCTCTTACCGTATAGGAATTATCCAGATATTTGGATATTGTTTTGGCTTTTGCCGGGGACTCTACTATTACCAAATTTTTTGTCATTTTATCTCCTCATGAACCATTGTTCGATTTCATTCTTCTGCCAGGTCTTAACAATCGGTCTGCCATGCGGACAGCTCAGGTTGTTGTC
The genomic region above belongs to Candidatus Margulisiibacteriota bacterium and contains:
- the topA gene encoding type I DNA topoisomerase — its product is MTKNLVIVESPAKAKTISKYLDNSYTVRASMGHVVDLPKNDLGVDIEHDFKPTYIVSKDKQKTVTELKKIAKESDKVWLATDEDREGEAIAWHILHELKLKNDDYERIVFHEITKDAILKSIKNPRKIDDQLVDAQQARRIIDRLVGYKLSPLLWKKVQKGLSAGRVQSVAVRFVVEREEEIRNFKPEEYWKVKGTAQYNKNKVFPILLDKYKNKKVKLTDIDTVKAILTDGFGNIETLETKTKDDFIQINSKIPADTMLLIKAVDKKLSKKSPAAPFTTSTLQQEAHRKFGFAVAHTMSLAQQLYEGVDLEQGRIGLITYMRTDSLNLADESLAQIKDYILKNFGKDYEISAPRKYKTKSKGAQEAHEAIRPVNIFVTPEDVKDVLTPAQLKLYSLIWKRTVATQMPEAQIENTEVRLLLEQNQNLEFLASGKVIKFDGFMKLYIEDTDEEPEEDDEALLPSLKEGEKAVLLDLNSIQNYTKPPARYTEASLVKKLESEGIGRPSTYAPTISTVINRGYIEKEKKYLKPTELAFIVNKFLMEYFSDIVDYKFTANIEEEFDDVAVGQKNWIDIVSKFYDPFSKKLDFTYKNAKKYAEETDEKCPSCGGQLTIKMSKFGKFYSCSNFPECRYTRSLDQSKNETQEVEKTGEDCPDCGKPLIYKQGRFGKFIACSNYPECKYTKRQSSVIKAAGCPKCGGDIIEKRTKRGKPFFGCNKYPNCDYAVWKKEDIK